In the Acidobacteriota bacterium genome, one interval contains:
- the ftsA gene encoding cell division protein FtsA: MAKPQNYLVGIDIGSSKIGVLIGLCDEQGQIEVVGKGDAPNRGTRKGNIVNVEATVDALKQASEEAEVMAGVEISRAYVGVAGADIRSINCRGMVSVKRKDREITREDIQRVLDAAQNAALPSDREILHAIPQEFLVDEQGGISEPLGMLGSRLEVMLHLVTGNVTRSKTLLTCVNRAGIEVAEMVFEPLATAETVLTEDERELGVLLLDIGGGTTEYSLFVDGEVQHSGVLPVAAGHFTNDLAMVLRTPFAEAERLKVREGCCLAHMVSDDEGISVPTVAGGTTRVVPRRELCDILQPRAEELFTLLQDEMLRHGFEEPPRAGVVLTGGGAKLDGLLEMAEQIFNTGVRYGLPRGLGGLVDVINSPRWCTASGLLRWGHTAEQNQNRKRRRSHFSVRSVMGSLRGMFEDLL; this comes from the coding sequence ATGGCCAAACCGCAGAACTACCTGGTAGGAATCGACATCGGCTCGTCGAAGATCGGCGTGCTCATCGGCCTGTGCGACGAGCAGGGCCAGATCGAGGTCGTGGGCAAGGGCGATGCCCCCAACCGCGGCACTCGCAAGGGCAACATCGTCAACGTCGAAGCGACCGTCGACGCCCTCAAGCAGGCGAGTGAGGAAGCCGAGGTGATGGCGGGGGTGGAGATTTCCCGCGCCTACGTCGGGGTCGCCGGGGCGGATATTCGCAGCATCAACTGCCGCGGCATGGTCTCCGTCAAACGCAAAGACCGGGAGATCACCCGCGAGGACATCCAGCGGGTGCTGGACGCGGCGCAGAACGCGGCGCTGCCCTCGGATCGGGAGATCCTCCACGCCATTCCCCAGGAGTTCCTGGTGGACGAGCAGGGCGGCATCTCCGAGCCCTTGGGCATGCTCGGCAGCCGGCTGGAAGTGATGCTGCACCTGGTCACCGGCAACGTCACCCGCTCCAAGACCCTGCTGACCTGCGTCAACCGCGCCGGCATCGAGGTAGCGGAGATGGTCTTCGAGCCTCTGGCCACCGCCGAGACGGTGCTCACCGAGGACGAGCGGGAGCTGGGGGTGCTGTTGCTGGACATCGGCGGCGGCACCACCGAGTACTCCCTCTTCGTCGACGGCGAGGTCCAGCACAGCGGCGTGCTGCCGGTGGCGGCGGGCCACTTCACCAACGACCTGGCGATGGTGCTGCGCACGCCCTTCGCCGAAGCCGAACGGCTGAAGGTGCGGGAGGGCTGCTGCCTGGCCCACATGGTGAGCGACGACGAGGGCATCTCGGTGCCGACGGTGGCCGGCGGCACCACCCGGGTGGTGCCCCGCCGGGAGCTCTGCGACATTCTGCAGCCGCGGGCGGAAGAGCTCTTCACCTTGCTCCAGGACGAAATGCTGCGCCACGGCTTCGAGGAGCCGCCGCGGGCCGGGGTGGTGCTCACCGGCGGCGGCGCCAAGCTCGACGGCCTGCTGGAGATGGCGGAGCAGATCTTCAACACCGGAGTGCGCTACGGCCTGCCGCGGGGCCTGGGCGGGCTGGTGGACGTGATCAACAGCCCGCGCTGGTGCACCGCCTCCGGCCTGCTGCGCTGGGGCCATACCGCGGAGCAGAATCAGAATCGCAAACGCCGCCGCAGTCACTTCAGCGTACGCAGCGTCATGGGCAGCCTGCGCGGCATGTTCGAGGACCTTCTCTAA
- a CDS encoding FtsQ-type POTRA domain-containing protein, whose amino-acid sequence MSRALKAEAMLDPATGPDLEARELDNPEGPRTTARPRPVPQQRPVPQRPWRPATAGHPHRVPGPSSFDDNIVPRFRRRRAPAHNRHRWRRTWRVLRSLLLLAWSVGLPMALVAWLFTAPQLSFRQLEVHPSPRVQEAWVAQQLATLRGRNLLMLPLEEVRSRLLEHPWVAGAAVQKRLPDGLEIELVEHQPAALLELGEQALLVNPRGEIIAPLGPEEDAGELLRLRSTWHGADTGETPAGPSAPEDWGTPADWRRALAVAAEFDRVPGAWKGRLEAVEVLGDDDFRLYATKLPFPLVVRAGSLEEKVGYLARLLPEIRQRYGKVRAVDLRFARRIVLQPEKGQAAAAAAPTPSRG is encoded by the coding sequence ATCCCGCCACCGGGCCGGATCTGGAGGCTCGGGAGCTGGACAACCCCGAGGGCCCTCGGACCACCGCGCGGCCCCGGCCGGTACCTCAACAGCGCCCCGTACCGCAAAGACCGTGGCGCCCGGCCACCGCCGGCCATCCCCATCGGGTTCCGGGGCCGTCGTCCTTCGACGACAACATCGTGCCCCGATTCCGCCGTCGCCGCGCCCCGGCCCACAATCGCCACCGCTGGCGCCGCACGTGGCGGGTGCTCCGCAGCCTGCTGCTCCTGGCGTGGTCCGTCGGCCTACCCATGGCCCTGGTGGCCTGGCTGTTCACCGCCCCCCAGCTCTCCTTCCGCCAGCTCGAGGTCCATCCCTCCCCGCGGGTGCAAGAAGCCTGGGTCGCGCAGCAGCTGGCCACCCTGCGCGGCCGCAACCTGCTGATGCTGCCTCTGGAAGAGGTCCGCAGCCGACTCCTCGAGCACCCCTGGGTGGCCGGAGCGGCGGTACAAAAGCGTCTGCCGGACGGCCTCGAGATCGAGCTGGTGGAGCATCAGCCGGCGGCGCTGCTGGAGCTGGGGGAGCAGGCGCTCCTGGTCAACCCCCGGGGGGAGATCATTGCCCCGCTGGGCCCCGAGGAGGACGCCGGCGAGCTGCTGCGGCTGCGGAGCACCTGGCATGGCGCGGACACCGGCGAGACGCCGGCAGGTCCGAGCGCCCCGGAAGATTGGGGCACCCCGGCGGATTGGCGCCGGGCCCTGGCGGTGGCGGCTGAATTCGACCGCGTTCCCGGTGCCTGGAAAGGCCGCCTGGAAGCGGTGGAAGTCCTCGGAGACGACGACTTCCGTCTGTACGCAACGAAGCTGCCCTTCCCGCTGGTGGTGCGGGCGGGCAGCTTGGAGGAGAAGGTCGGCTACCTGGCCCGACTGCTGCCGGAGATTCGGCAGCGGTACGGCAAGGTGCGGGCCGTCGATCTGCGCTTCGCGCGGAGAATTGTCTTGCAACCCGAGAAGGGCCAGGCCGCCGCGGCGGCTGCCCCGACTCCGAGCAGAGGGTGA
- the ftsZ gene encoding cell division protein FtsZ, producing MILFDEQEEPEVAPAPPQEATRSDVVPARIQVIGVGGGGGNAVNRMIAADLGGIEFIAANTDLQALNKCQAPTKLQIGQLLTKGLGAGSDPEMGRKAALEDTEQILSLLDGSDMIFITAGLGGGTGTGAAPIIASLASEIGALTVAVVTKPFTFEGRRRQQLAEKGIEELRSAVDTLITIPNERLLSFVDRGTPLSEAFRIADDVLRQAVQGISDLITVPGEINVDFADVRTIMTGMGMALMGTGIAKGENRAVEAAQRAISSPLLEETSIQGAQGVLINISGGRDLTLHEVAEAADIISEAVDPDANIISGMVLDDGLEEAMKVTVIATGFEISDRPHRSAPRSEPVITRRQETAPPPAVEEPEAEPVEEPVEDEMPFYRKVIAHNQADDPGGYGPNWSNVDDYDIPTVLRKQMD from the coding sequence ATGATTCTTTTCGACGAACAGGAAGAGCCGGAAGTCGCTCCCGCACCTCCTCAGGAGGCTACCCGGAGCGACGTGGTGCCGGCTCGCATCCAGGTCATCGGCGTCGGCGGTGGCGGCGGTAACGCCGTCAACCGGATGATCGCCGCGGATCTCGGTGGTATCGAGTTCATCGCCGCCAACACCGATCTCCAGGCGCTGAATAAGTGCCAGGCGCCGACCAAGCTGCAGATCGGCCAGCTCCTGACCAAGGGGCTGGGGGCCGGCTCGGATCCGGAAATGGGCCGCAAGGCGGCGCTGGAGGATACGGAGCAGATCCTCTCTCTGCTGGACGGCTCCGACATGATCTTCATCACCGCCGGCCTGGGCGGCGGCACCGGCACCGGCGCCGCCCCCATCATCGCTTCCCTGGCGTCGGAGATCGGCGCCTTGACGGTGGCGGTGGTGACCAAGCCCTTCACCTTCGAAGGCCGGCGGCGCCAGCAGCTGGCGGAGAAGGGCATCGAGGAGCTGCGCTCGGCGGTGGACACGCTGATCACCATTCCCAACGAGCGGCTGCTGAGCTTCGTCGACCGCGGCACGCCGCTGTCCGAGGCGTTCCGCATCGCCGACGACGTGCTGCGCCAGGCGGTGCAGGGCATCAGCGACCTGATCACCGTGCCCGGTGAAATCAACGTCGACTTCGCCGACGTGCGCACCATCATGACCGGCATGGGCATGGCCCTCATGGGCACCGGCATCGCCAAGGGCGAGAACCGCGCCGTCGAGGCGGCCCAGCGGGCCATCTCCTCGCCGCTGCTGGAGGAAACCTCCATCCAGGGCGCCCAGGGAGTGCTGATCAACATCTCCGGTGGCCGCGACCTGACCCTCCACGAGGTGGCGGAGGCGGCGGACATCATCTCCGAGGCGGTGGATCCGGACGCCAACATCATCTCCGGCATGGTGCTGGACGACGGCCTCGAGGAGGCCATGAAGGTCACCGTCATCGCCACCGGCTTCGAGATCAGCGACCGGCCCCACCGCTCGGCGCCGCGCTCCGAGCCGGTGATCACCCGGCGCCAGGAAACCGCCCCGCCGCCGGCGGTGGAGGAGCCCGAAGCGGAACCGGTGGAAGAGCCGGTGGAGGACGAGATGCCTTTCTACCGCAAGGTCATCGCCCACAACCAAGCCGATGATCCCGGCGGCTACGGACCCAACTGGTCCAACGTCGACGATTACGACATTCCGACGGTGCTGCGCAAGCAGATGGACTGA